The following are encoded in a window of Brevibacillus sp. DP1.3A genomic DNA:
- a CDS encoding YuzF family protein translates to MSSYPFQTQAQPASSAPSMNSYIDPYLYQTLQSVIRREVAIQTTQGNVRGNVVDVLPDHVVLQTGGSTFFVRIQQIVWVMPF, encoded by the coding sequence ATGAGTTCGTATCCTTTTCAGACACAAGCACAACCAGCGTCGAGTGCCCCCTCTATGAATTCCTATATTGACCCTTATTTGTACCAGACGTTGCAAAGTGTCATACGGCGTGAAGTTGCCATTCAAACAACCCAAGGGAATGTCCGTGGAAACGTTGTCGATGTGCTACCTGACCATGTGGTACTACAGACGGGTGGTTCTACGTTTTTTGTACGCATACAACAGATCGTCTGGGTCATGCCGTTTTAA
- a CDS encoding transglycosylase domain-containing protein — translation MNHLPIPLGRNTDLYEAASMPKSIKKLGVRWKKRLRISFLVIMMAAIFAPIVLAWTGNIWIDEKKLAAVQQSDSYVKLDEMPDHVWKAFVAIEDHRFMQHPGVDPIGLSRAIWVDIKEGAYVQGGSTITMQLARNLFLTNDKTMTRKVKEIAIALQLEQRYSKKELLEMYLNVIYFGHGKYGIGKAVPFYFGKKATETGDRAVTLGEAAMLASLPKGPERYSPVKNWDRAKERQAVVLDRMNELEVIDQSESTLAKNEQISVVPTAKRAAN, via the coding sequence ATGAACCACCTTCCAATCCCATTAGGAAGAAACACCGACTTGTATGAAGCGGCGAGCATGCCTAAAAGCATCAAAAAACTCGGTGTTCGTTGGAAAAAACGACTACGTATCAGTTTTCTCGTGATCATGATGGCAGCCATCTTTGCGCCGATCGTGCTTGCGTGGACAGGGAATATATGGATTGATGAAAAAAAGCTGGCTGCTGTACAGCAATCCGACAGCTATGTAAAGCTGGACGAAATGCCTGATCATGTGTGGAAGGCGTTCGTTGCAATAGAGGATCATCGGTTTATGCAGCATCCAGGAGTAGATCCGATTGGATTGAGCCGAGCGATCTGGGTGGATATCAAGGAAGGTGCCTACGTGCAAGGCGGAAGTACGATTACCATGCAGTTGGCGCGGAACCTGTTTCTGACGAACGACAAAACGATGACCAGAAAAGTGAAGGAAATCGCGATCGCTTTGCAATTGGAACAGCGATACAGCAAAAAAGAACTGCTCGAAATGTACCTCAACGTCATTTATTTCGGGCACGGAAAATACGGGATTGGAAAGGCTGTTCCCTTTTACTTCGGAAAAAAAGCAACAGAAACTGGGGATCGAGCGGTAACACTGGGAGAAGCGGCAATGCTGGCTTCTTTACCGAAAGGACCAGAGCGTTACTCACCGGTAAAGAACTGGGACCGAGCGAAAGAACGGCAAGCGGTTGTGTTGGACCGGATGAACGAATTGGAAGTGATCGATCAGAGCGAGAGTACATTGGCAAAGAATGAGCAGATATCCGTTGTTCCTACTGCCAAACGCGCAGCTAATTAA
- a CDS encoding acyl-CoA synthetase gives MELNIPVNYNFAAQVDEWAKKHPERRAVWELDEQGQEHILSYENLRQYSNKIANGLGSIGIEHGDRVLVLVSRGTLAYGLYLALLKLGAVILPGSEMLRSKDIEYRINHAKVKAVISFGGAMSEVDLTRGNCSTLQHYITTGEEKEGWISLEGLLQGQDTEFEVVNTKSDELAFLSYTSGTTGGPKGVMHVHGWPFAHLAVAATQWLDVREGDVVWATAGPGWAKWIWSPFVSTLGLGATAFVYKGKFSAENYLTILQKYPVSVLCATPTEYRIMAKVTDLEQYKLSTLRSACSAGEPLNREVIDTFRRVFQLTVRDGYGQTENTLLVGTFVGMEPRPGSMGKPSPVVRSAIIDEEGAELPVGKVGDIAIDRHMVALFKGYLDDPERTARAFRGDWYVTGDQGRMDEDGYIWFEGRSDDIIISGGYTIGPFEVEDALVKHAAVAECAAVASPDPERGHVVKAFVILKKGNEPSEALIVELQNHVKQLTAPYKYPRKIEFVQELPKTTSGKIRRIELRQQEVQQSQHS, from the coding sequence ATGGAACTAAACATCCCAGTGAACTATAACTTCGCTGCCCAGGTGGACGAATGGGCAAAAAAACATCCGGAGAGACGAGCGGTTTGGGAGTTAGATGAACAAGGTCAGGAACATATCCTTTCGTACGAAAATTTGCGCCAATATTCAAACAAAATTGCGAATGGTTTAGGGTCCATTGGAATCGAGCATGGGGATCGGGTACTCGTCCTGGTTTCCCGAGGAACATTGGCTTATGGTCTCTATTTGGCACTGCTGAAGCTGGGGGCAGTGATATTGCCAGGGTCTGAGATGCTGCGATCCAAAGATATCGAGTACCGGATCAATCATGCAAAAGTCAAGGCTGTGATCAGTTTCGGGGGAGCAATGAGTGAGGTTGATCTGACGAGAGGCAACTGTTCTACCTTGCAACACTACATCACGACGGGAGAAGAGAAAGAAGGCTGGATTTCGCTTGAAGGGTTGCTCCAGGGGCAGGACACAGAATTTGAGGTAGTAAACACGAAATCGGATGAGCTGGCCTTCCTGTCTTATACATCAGGTACAACTGGGGGACCAAAAGGGGTTATGCACGTTCACGGTTGGCCGTTTGCGCATTTGGCTGTGGCCGCTACGCAGTGGCTGGACGTTCGCGAAGGTGACGTGGTTTGGGCAACGGCTGGACCTGGTTGGGCCAAGTGGATCTGGAGCCCGTTTGTCTCTACGTTAGGGCTGGGAGCGACCGCGTTTGTTTATAAAGGAAAGTTTTCTGCGGAGAATTATTTGACGATTCTGCAAAAATATCCGGTTTCTGTCTTGTGTGCGACACCAACCGAGTACAGAATCATGGCAAAAGTAACGGATTTGGAACAATACAAGCTGTCCACCTTGCGCTCCGCATGTTCCGCCGGTGAACCACTCAATCGGGAAGTGATCGACACATTCCGCCGCGTGTTCCAGTTGACCGTGCGAGATGGATATGGACAGACAGAGAACACTTTGCTGGTGGGTACCTTTGTCGGCATGGAGCCTAGGCCAGGTTCGATGGGCAAGCCATCACCAGTTGTGAGGAGCGCCATTATTGACGAAGAAGGAGCGGAGCTGCCAGTAGGCAAAGTGGGCGATATTGCCATTGATCGCCATATGGTAGCACTGTTCAAAGGCTATCTGGATGATCCCGAACGAACTGCCAGAGCGTTTCGCGGCGACTGGTACGTGACGGGTGACCAAGGTCGCATGGACGAAGATGGCTACATCTGGTTCGAAGGACGTTCGGACGACATTATCATCTCGGGTGGATATACGATTGGTCCGTTTGAGGTCGAGGATGCGTTGGTGAAGCACGCGGCAGTAGCGGAATGTGCAGCGGTTGCCAGTCCAGATCCAGAGCGTGGGCATGTGGTAAAAGCCTTTGTCATCCTGAAAAAAGGGAATGAGCCATCCGAAGCGTTGATCGTGGAATTGCAAAATCATGTCAAGCAATTAACCGCTCCGTATAAATACCCGCGCAAAATTGAATTTGTACAGGAGCTGCCGAAGACGACCTCCGGTAAAATCAGACGGATCGAGCTGCGGCAGCAGGAGGTACAGCAAAGTCAGCATTCGTGA
- a CDS encoding branched-chain amino acid ABC transporter permease: MTTSGLLNHRFIVFVFLALAVLPFLSDSRSMYILFTQIFIFAIFAMSFDLLLGYTGIVSFGHCMFFGIGAYSVSLFLKNFDATISYFLLGVLVAIVLSGILSYLIGMLSLRLKSHFYAMLTLAISQLLFVLAEKWRSLTMGGDGFTFPVPELFRDRLSFYYVCLILMVMLFVILRAFTHSPLGKVLKAIGQNEQRAEALGYQILHYKVIVSIVAGVVAAISGGLYAVMLRFVNTQVFSIETTLDALLMSMIGGLGTLFGSILGSGIVELAHHGLTELAKLHPIFERWVIFLGLLYILVVLCFPSGIVGSFQEWREKRKQRSVQAATITEQVE, from the coding sequence TTGACTACATCTGGATTGTTGAACCATCGATTTATTGTGTTTGTCTTTCTAGCCTTGGCGGTTTTGCCGTTTCTTTCAGACTCGCGAAGCATGTACATCTTGTTCACCCAAATTTTTATCTTTGCGATTTTTGCGATGAGCTTTGATTTGTTGCTTGGCTATACGGGGATCGTCTCGTTCGGGCACTGTATGTTTTTCGGAATAGGTGCGTACTCCGTGTCTTTATTCCTGAAAAACTTTGACGCGACGATCAGTTATTTCTTGCTTGGCGTACTTGTTGCCATCGTGCTCTCTGGTATTCTTAGTTATTTGATCGGGATGCTGTCCTTGCGATTGAAAAGTCATTTTTATGCGATGCTGACCTTGGCGATTTCCCAGCTGCTATTCGTATTGGCGGAAAAATGGCGATCGTTGACGATGGGTGGGGATGGCTTCACTTTCCCTGTGCCTGAGCTGTTTCGTGACCGTTTGTCCTTTTACTATGTATGCCTGATCCTAATGGTCATGCTGTTCGTCATCTTGCGAGCGTTTACGCACTCTCCACTCGGCAAGGTCTTGAAAGCCATTGGTCAAAATGAACAGCGTGCGGAAGCGTTAGGCTATCAAATTCTTCATTATAAGGTAATCGTCAGCATTGTCGCTGGAGTGGTTGCTGCGATTAGTGGAGGCTTGTACGCAGTCATGCTACGCTTCGTGAACACCCAAGTGTTTTCGATTGAAACGACGCTAGATGCACTCTTGATGAGCATGATCGGTGGGCTGGGAACGCTATTTGGCTCCATTTTGGGGTCGGGAATCGTAGAGCTGGCGCATCACGGGCTGACTGAGTTGGCGAAGCTTCACCCGATATTCGAGAGATGGGTCATCTTCCTCGGTTTGCTCTATATTTTGGTCGTGCTCTGCTTTCCGAGCGGAATTGTCGGTAGCTTTCAAGAGTGGAGGGAAAAAAGAAAACAACGTTCCGTTCAGGCAGCAACAATCACGGAGCAAGTAGAGTGA
- a CDS encoding branched-chain amino acid ABC transporter permease: MDVAINLLVNGLATGILIFLLASGLTLIFGLMSVLNFAHGGLFAWGAFAGVWLFGLTDSFLLAIVGAVVIGMLLGFVLERVLIRPVYGDHIQQLLVTLGGMLVISELLKVFWSPNPIRAVLPDYLQGSIELGDIILITYRLFVIAVGIVVYVGLHLLLTKTRLGLIVRAGVIDKEMVQALGINIKQVFTFVFLLGAGMAALGGSLLAPYSGVIFAEMGMQYAILAFIVVIVGGMGSVQGSMIAAVLVGVLGSFMAYFVPELSLAVNMLLMLAVLLIKPSGLFGAKG; this comes from the coding sequence ATGGATGTCGCGATTAATTTGCTTGTAAATGGACTGGCGACAGGCATACTCATTTTCTTGCTCGCTTCCGGGCTCACGCTGATCTTTGGCTTAATGAGTGTGTTGAACTTTGCCCATGGTGGATTGTTTGCCTGGGGAGCCTTTGCTGGTGTATGGCTTTTCGGATTGACGGATAGCTTTCTTCTGGCCATTGTAGGTGCTGTCGTCATCGGGATGCTGCTCGGTTTTGTGTTGGAGCGCGTGCTGATCCGCCCCGTGTACGGTGATCATATCCAGCAACTGCTCGTGACATTGGGCGGGATGCTCGTGATAAGTGAATTGCTCAAGGTATTTTGGAGCCCTAACCCTATTCGGGCAGTATTACCGGATTATTTGCAAGGAAGCATCGAGCTTGGCGACATCATACTGATCACCTATCGCTTGTTTGTCATCGCAGTGGGAATCGTTGTGTACGTCGGGTTGCACCTGTTGTTAACCAAAACCAGACTAGGCTTGATCGTCCGAGCGGGTGTGATCGATAAGGAAATGGTGCAGGCACTTGGCATCAATATTAAACAAGTGTTTACATTCGTCTTTTTGCTGGGAGCAGGCATGGCTGCGCTCGGAGGAAGTCTGCTGGCACCATATTCTGGGGTCATTTTTGCGGAAATGGGTATGCAGTATGCGATTCTGGCATTCATCGTCGTCATTGTTGGTGGGATGGGAAGCGTTCAAGGCTCTATGATAGCGGCGGTTTTAGTAGGGGTGCTTGGCTCGTTCATGGCTTACTTCGTTCCAGAGCTTTCACTGGCAGTGAACATGCTGCTAATGCTGGCAGTGCTGCTTATCAAACCATCCGGCCTGTTTGGAGCGAAGGGGTGA
- a CDS encoding ABC transporter ATP-binding protein: MMLQLDQIETYLDQFHILQGVSLSVQAGSITVLFGRNGAGKTTTLRSIMGLAPIRHGQIRYLGEEIGHLPTYSIARKGIGYVPENQGIFHDFTLEETFRLAMQKNDDEQKEKLAWMLDLFPDLRHYWKKKSGHLSGGQKQMLAIARAYVNSNGLLLIDEPSKGLAPIMVEKLMFHIQSMKQKTTVLLVEQNFMMASMIGEQYYLMDEGKIVRGGAMQELKDDADTRQKYLGIA; encoded by the coding sequence ATGATGCTGCAACTTGATCAGATTGAAACGTACCTCGACCAGTTTCACATCTTGCAGGGTGTCTCGCTATCCGTGCAAGCCGGCAGTATTACTGTTTTGTTTGGTCGAAACGGAGCGGGCAAAACAACGACGCTTCGTTCCATCATGGGGCTTGCTCCGATCCGTCATGGCCAAATTCGCTATCTAGGAGAAGAAATCGGACATCTGCCGACCTATTCCATCGCGCGTAAGGGGATTGGCTATGTCCCCGAGAATCAAGGGATTTTTCATGATTTTACGTTAGAAGAGACGTTCCGGCTCGCCATGCAAAAAAATGACGACGAACAAAAAGAAAAGCTCGCGTGGATGCTGGATCTATTCCCTGACCTGCGTCATTACTGGAAAAAGAAAAGTGGGCACTTAAGTGGAGGTCAAAAGCAAATGCTGGCCATTGCTCGAGCTTATGTGAACAGCAACGGACTCTTGTTAATTGACGAGCCGAGCAAGGGACTGGCGCCCATCATGGTTGAAAAGCTCATGTTCCACATCCAATCGATGAAGCAGAAAACGACCGTGCTTTTAGTCGAGCAAAACTTTATGATGGCGAGCATGATCGGCGAGCAGTACTACTTGATGGATGAAGGGAAAATTGTCCGCGGTGGCGCGATGCAGGAGTTGAAGGATGATGCAGATACGCGACAAAAATATTTGGGCATTGCCTGA
- a CDS encoding ABC transporter ATP-binding protein codes for MSYLLETVDLSVAFGEQTVINKVSLRIPKQRFTSIIGPNGAGKTTLFNLLSGQLTPSQGTIKYKGQDITHLPPAARTRLGIGRSFQLTNLFPKLTVRENIRLAVQAAQGVRFRLWISQADQMRQAEEVERLLHLVLLEKKANVLASLLAHGEKRKLELAMLLGLRPDVLLLDEPTAGISLEEVPAVLKVIESIKESNSCTIILIEHKMDMVKSLSDHMVVLFHGELLAEGTPVDMMRNEQVQSAYLGGLYKHDAAT; via the coding sequence ATGAGTTACTTGTTGGAAACGGTTGACCTCAGCGTAGCATTCGGGGAGCAAACGGTCATAAACAAGGTATCGCTACGCATACCGAAGCAGCGATTTACTTCGATCATCGGACCGAATGGAGCCGGAAAGACGACGCTGTTTAACTTGTTGAGCGGGCAGCTTACTCCATCGCAAGGAACGATCAAGTACAAGGGGCAAGATATTACACACTTGCCCCCAGCAGCACGAACGAGATTGGGTATTGGTCGATCGTTTCAATTGACAAACTTATTTCCCAAGCTAACGGTGCGGGAAAATATTCGATTGGCAGTGCAAGCGGCACAGGGAGTTCGGTTTCGTTTATGGATTTCCCAGGCAGATCAGATGCGACAGGCAGAGGAAGTTGAGCGATTGCTGCATCTGGTATTGCTCGAGAAAAAGGCGAATGTGCTTGCGAGCCTACTGGCGCACGGGGAGAAACGAAAGCTGGAGCTAGCCATGCTCCTTGGACTGCGTCCAGATGTTCTATTACTCGACGAACCGACGGCGGGGATTTCGTTGGAGGAAGTCCCAGCTGTATTGAAGGTGATCGAATCGATTAAGGAAAGCAATTCGTGCACGATCATCCTCATCGAACACAAGATGGACATGGTCAAATCACTCTCCGATCACATGGTCGTTCTGTTTCATGGAGAGCTATTGGCTGAGGGGACACCGGTCGACATGATGCGAAATGAACAGGTGCAGTCTGCCTACTTGGGAGGGTTGTATAAGCATGATGCTGCAACTTGA
- a CDS encoding substrate-binding domain-containing protein yields the protein MSVVLVVGCSQNESASSGGGNTVKVGVLASLTGPLESYGKQTARGFELGLDYATEGKREIAGKKIEFVVEDTETKPDVAVQKATKLLETDKVDFLVGSSSSGDTLAVLPLAEEYKKIMVVEPAVADSITGKNWNKYIFRTGRNSSQDAVAGAAAIASKGTKIATMAQDSAYGREGIEAFKTAAEKLGAVIIEEQYVDTNTTDFTANIQKIISAKPEYVFITWAGSNSPWKQLQDMQVQQKGIKVSTGAPDIAALKTMEAMIGMEGFSVYYHSLPKTKMNDWLIDEHKKRFNGEIPDLFTAGGMTAAVAIVEAVKKTNADTDSEKLIAAMEGMTFDTPKGQMQFRAEDHQALQTLYAIKLEKKDGVDHPVPVLVREMKMEETAPPVRNQK from the coding sequence ATGTCTGTTGTGCTTGTTGTTGGTTGCAGCCAAAATGAAAGCGCTTCATCTGGTGGTGGTAATACGGTCAAGGTAGGCGTACTCGCTTCGCTCACGGGGCCATTGGAGAGCTACGGAAAGCAGACGGCGCGAGGTTTTGAGCTCGGACTCGATTATGCAACAGAGGGCAAGCGAGAGATCGCTGGCAAAAAGATCGAGTTCGTCGTGGAGGATACGGAGACGAAGCCGGATGTTGCCGTCCAAAAAGCGACGAAGCTCCTGGAGACCGACAAGGTAGATTTTCTCGTAGGCTCTTCGAGTTCAGGCGATACGCTGGCTGTCCTTCCCCTGGCAGAAGAGTACAAAAAAATCATGGTCGTAGAACCGGCTGTAGCAGATAGTATCACCGGGAAAAACTGGAACAAGTACATTTTCCGCACGGGTCGAAATTCTTCGCAGGACGCAGTTGCTGGCGCTGCGGCGATTGCTTCCAAAGGAACGAAGATCGCGACGATGGCTCAAGACAGCGCCTACGGTCGAGAAGGAATCGAAGCCTTTAAGACCGCGGCTGAAAAATTAGGGGCAGTCATTATCGAAGAACAATATGTGGACACGAACACGACTGATTTTACAGCCAACATCCAAAAAATCATTAGCGCCAAACCCGAATATGTTTTCATCACGTGGGCAGGCTCCAACTCCCCTTGGAAACAGCTTCAAGATATGCAGGTTCAGCAAAAAGGGATCAAGGTATCTACGGGAGCACCTGATATCGCTGCCTTGAAAACGATGGAGGCAATGATCGGAATGGAAGGTTTCTCGGTGTATTACCATTCGCTCCCGAAAACGAAAATGAACGACTGGCTCATCGATGAGCACAAAAAGCGTTTTAATGGCGAGATCCCAGATTTATTTACGGCAGGCGGGATGACGGCAGCCGTAGCGATTGTGGAAGCAGTGAAAAAGACGAACGCCGATACAGATTCGGAGAAGTTGATTGCTGCGATGGAAGGCATGACCTTTGATACGCCGAAGGGCCAGATGCAGTTCCGGGCGGAGGACCATCAGGCACTGCAAACGTTGTACGCGATCAAGCTGGAGAAAAAAGACGGAGTCGATCATCCTGTGCCTGTACTCGTCCGGGAGATGAAGATGGAAGAGACAGCACCACCTGTCAGGAACCAGAAGTAG
- a CDS encoding 3-oxoacyl-ACP synthase has product MNHFAANTIHEQTIGVEATSVFFPEGVETAERLAEKTGIPTRVIIEKFGLYQKHVADDTLHASDLAVLAAQQLTDSVIDPSEIDVIIYFGSPHKDYYVWSSAPKITYELKATNAYGFEMMNVSSCFPIALKVAKDMLTADASIENILLVAGCKESQIVDYDNPRSRFMFNFADGGTAALVKRGATKSRILHSCVITDGSFHDDIRVPAGGSKQQPSHETVENRLHYIDVPNPSDMKERLDPISIPNFVHVVEQALAKSNRSLRDLKLLLPLHTKRSMFLELLERLQLTEEQAVYLDHYGHLSALDPCIGLHVAQQEGRLAPGDIVVAVSAGTGYTWAATVLEWLAESQ; this is encoded by the coding sequence ATGAATCATTTTGCAGCGAATACGATCCACGAGCAGACCATCGGAGTGGAAGCGACATCTGTATTTTTTCCGGAGGGAGTAGAAACAGCTGAGCGATTGGCTGAAAAGACGGGAATCCCCACGCGGGTCATTATCGAAAAATTCGGTCTATACCAAAAGCATGTCGCAGATGACACCCTTCATGCATCAGACCTCGCTGTGCTCGCTGCCCAACAGCTGACCGACTCGGTGATCGATCCATCTGAGATTGACGTGATTATTTACTTCGGTAGTCCGCACAAAGATTACTATGTATGGTCCAGCGCACCGAAGATTACATACGAACTAAAAGCGACAAACGCATACGGTTTCGAGATGATGAACGTCAGCTCATGCTTTCCAATCGCCTTGAAGGTTGCCAAAGATATGCTGACGGCAGATGCATCCATTGAAAACATCTTGCTGGTTGCTGGCTGTAAAGAATCACAAATCGTCGATTACGACAATCCTCGCTCGCGCTTCATGTTTAATTTTGCAGATGGGGGCACAGCGGCTCTCGTAAAGCGTGGTGCTACAAAGAGCAGAATTCTCCACAGTTGTGTGATTACCGATGGTTCTTTTCACGATGATATAAGGGTTCCCGCAGGCGGCTCTAAGCAACAACCTAGTCATGAAACGGTGGAAAACAGACTCCACTACATCGATGTGCCGAATCCGAGCGATATGAAAGAACGACTTGATCCCATCTCGATACCGAACTTTGTCCATGTGGTAGAGCAGGCATTGGCAAAAAGCAATCGTTCCTTACGCGATTTGAAGCTGCTACTTCCTTTGCACACAAAGCGTTCGATGTTCTTAGAGCTGTTGGAACGATTGCAACTTACCGAGGAGCAGGCCGTCTATCTCGATCATTATGGGCATTTGTCTGCACTTGATCCGTGTATTGGACTTCATGTCGCACAGCAAGAGGGACGTCTTGCCCCAGGGGATATTGTCGTAGCTGTCAGTGCTGGAACAGGATATACGTGGGCTGCAACTGTACTGGAATGGTTAGCCGAATCGCAATGA
- a CDS encoding MaoC family dehydratase: MARFAIGEQASFSRTITETDIVLFAGMSGDYNPVHIDQQYAKDTRFGQRISHGLLTASMFSRLLGMQLPGIGSIYKDQTIQFTAPVLIGDTITATATVLEYQEERGIIRLLTECTNQHGKVVLTGTATMLVPKEGAKV; the protein is encoded by the coding sequence ATGGCGAGATTTGCAATAGGGGAGCAAGCATCTTTTAGCAGAACGATTACGGAAACAGATATCGTCCTATTTGCGGGAATGAGTGGGGATTACAATCCAGTGCACATCGACCAACAGTACGCAAAAGACACGCGATTCGGCCAGCGTATCTCACATGGACTGTTGACGGCGAGCATGTTTTCCAGATTGCTCGGGATGCAGCTACCTGGCATCGGTTCCATTTACAAAGACCAGACCATTCAGTTTACGGCTCCGGTATTGATCGGAGATACGATCACTGCGACCGCCACTGTGCTGGAATATCAGGAAGAGCGGGGCATAATCCGATTGCTTACGGAATGCACGAATCAGCATGGAAAAGTAGTTCTGACTGGAACAGCGACGATGCTCGTACCGAAGGAAGGAGCGAAAGTATGA
- a CDS encoding o-succinylbenzoate--CoA ligase, with product MNGIAYWIEKRARITPTRIAVIANDQSLTYQQMNEQIQRLANYLRHELQVKKGDRIGILSQNSLEYVLLLFAIAKLGAIAVPFNIRLTPAELDYQFKDSGIRVLFAQPEFGATIELIKAKASVAHMIWLEPGELPWSQDGPNESSQHSRTEADDGSGDDPYIICYTSGTTGKPKGAVLTQENMFWNAVHNVAALDLTSEDCSIVLLPLFHIGGIGLFAFPTWLAGGRVVVAGKFDADKAIQLIETHRVTIVMGVPAIHEAIRQSPLFATTSFDSVRWFYNGGAPCPMELIQQFQERGLPFGQGYGLTETSPTVFMIAKEDAKRKAGSIGKPVMFCEVRLISDDGKVVGQGEIGELLVKGPNVMKEYWNRPEETAKTIRDGWLYTGDLACFDEEGFAYIVGRRKDMIISGGENIYPLELEQVIGELDDVQEAAVVGVPDEKWGEVAKAFIVAKSGVVITEAHIRAHCEQRLAKYKIPKSFVFLTELPRNATGKIIKQALTRLKSDSITQ from the coding sequence ATGAACGGAATTGCTTATTGGATTGAAAAGCGAGCCCGAATCACTCCGACGCGGATCGCAGTGATTGCCAACGATCAATCACTTACGTATCAGCAAATGAATGAACAGATCCAACGTCTTGCCAACTATTTACGACATGAGCTACAGGTCAAAAAGGGGGACAGGATCGGCATTTTGTCCCAAAATAGTTTGGAGTATGTGCTTCTGTTGTTTGCCATCGCCAAACTCGGTGCGATTGCCGTCCCCTTTAATATCCGTTTGACCCCTGCCGAATTAGACTATCAGTTTAAGGATAGTGGTATCCGCGTGTTATTTGCCCAGCCCGAGTTTGGTGCCACCATTGAATTGATTAAGGCGAAAGCCAGTGTTGCGCACATGATATGGCTGGAACCGGGAGAACTCCCGTGGAGCCAGGATGGCCCGAATGAGTCATCCCAGCACAGTAGGACCGAGGCAGATGACGGCAGTGGAGATGATCCATACATCATTTGCTATACATCAGGAACGACAGGAAAGCCTAAGGGAGCAGTGCTCACCCAAGAAAATATGTTTTGGAACGCCGTACACAATGTAGCCGCGCTTGATCTCACCTCAGAAGACTGCTCGATCGTTTTATTGCCACTCTTTCATATCGGGGGAATCGGACTGTTTGCCTTCCCTACATGGCTTGCTGGCGGACGCGTCGTTGTCGCCGGGAAGTTCGACGCTGATAAAGCGATTCAATTAATTGAAACACATCGAGTCACCATCGTGATGGGTGTGCCTGCCATCCATGAAGCCATTCGTCAAAGTCCCTTATTTGCTACCACATCATTCGATTCCGTCCGTTGGTTTTACAACGGCGGCGCTCCATGCCCCATGGAACTCATCCAGCAATTTCAGGAGCGAGGCCTCCCTTTTGGACAAGGATACGGCCTGACAGAAACATCCCCCACCGTGTTTATGATTGCGAAGGAAGATGCAAAAAGAAAAGCTGGCTCAATCGGCAAGCCCGTTATGTTTTGTGAAGTCCGCCTGATCTCGGATGACGGAAAAGTCGTGGGGCAGGGCGAAATCGGAGAACTGCTCGTCAAAGGTCCAAATGTGATGAAGGAATACTGGAACAGACCAGAAGAAACAGCTAAGACCATCCGGGATGGGTGGCTATACACAGGGGATTTGGCATGTTTTGATGAAGAAGGGTTCGCCTATATCGTAGGCAGGCGCAAAGACATGATTATCTCAGGCGGGGAGAACATTTATCCGCTAGAGCTGGAACAGGTCATCGGCGAGCTAGATGACGTTCAAGAAGCCGCAGTCGTCGGTGTACCCGATGAAAAATGGGGAGAGGTCGCGAAGGCGTTTATCGTGGCCAAATCAGGTGTCGTCATCACCGAAGCACACATCAGAGCGCACTGTGAGCAAAGACTGGCGAAGTATAAAATTCCGAAGTCATTCGTGTTTTTAACCGAGCTGCCACGCAATGCAACCGGGAAAATCATCAAACAAGCATTGACCAGATTGAAGAGCGATTCCATTACGCAATGA